In one Gadus morhua chromosome 15, gadMor3.0, whole genome shotgun sequence genomic region, the following are encoded:
- the LOC115560485 gene encoding uncharacterized protein LOC115560485 isoform X2: MNFAAQFFYSRYLSERLERLYSPRPAMTDCVENDPFWQSEELRLGPNLPSGYKKGCPGMVNGIPGRRPTLIEPERLKDFGEEELLNGDVRVWEARSSGRPEIQLTEPPKTRRMSEFKSRPRPSTEYLRFEDISAATFKIQSAIQKTPCTYSRLSKQYGMEIYLKKEHLHYTGSVKERGVFYLLTSLTQEQQKKGVIVATDCNFSMAVAHHAVELKIPVFAIMPSSCSVPRLRVYRDYGAMVISYGTAARDSRNHACHLAKDNGYLYLEEDEQEAYLAGLGTVGLEIYEQVPKLDAVVVPASGQFGLLAGTAAAIKHLNPRILVVGVEPEGYPLLLQSLKTGAPCKDMTSRPNSKLYGDLAEHSLGIQTFQLAKKHVDKIITVSEESALVAMLRFQEFERSTVDTEGAMGLAAILAGQLPELRGKRVAVVVSSANMELDLVRQCVERALVLDERISKFTVELGNMPGDMAKLLDFLSREDVRLLDVCHRRHCDKTELFKIQVECVVETRDKTQSVQLRKTLCERYPSLRWLDR; encoded by the exons CGAGGAGCTGCGCTTGGGCCCCAACCTGCCGTCGGGCTACAAGAAGGGGTGCCCCGGGATGGTCAACGGAATCCCGGGCCGCAGACCCACCCTCATCGAGCCCGAGCGGCTGAAGGACTTCGGCGAAGAGGAGCTGCTCAACGGAGACGTGAGGGTCTGGGAGGCTCGGTCGTCGGGACGCCCCGAGATCCAGCTGACGGAGCCCCCCAAGACAAGGAGGATGAGTGAGTTCAAGTCCCGGCCCAGGCCCTCCACGGAGTACCTCCGCTTCGAGGACATCAGCGCGGCTACCTTCAAGATACAGTCGGCCATCCAGAAGACGCCATGCACG tactCCAGGCTGTCCAAACAGTACGGCATGGAGATCTACCTGAAGAAGGAGCACCTGCACTACACCGGCTctgtgaaggagagaggagtcTTCTACCTGCTGACCTCGCTGACACAG GAGCAGCAGAAGAAGGGTGTGATCGTGGCAACGGACTGCAACTTCTCCATGGCGGTGGCGCACCACGCCGTGGAGCTCAAGATCCCCGTCTTCGCCATCATGCCGTCCAGCTGCTCCGTGCCGCGCCTCCGCGTCTACCGGGACTACGGCGCCATGGTCATCTCCTACGGCACTGCCGCGCGCGACTCCCGCAACCACGCCTGTCACCTGGCCAAGGACAACGGCTACCTCTACCTGGAGGA gGATGAGCAGGAGGCCTACCTTGCCGGTCTTGGTACCGTAGGCTTGGAGATCTATGAGCAGGTGCCCAAGCTGGACGCTGTGGTGGTGCCGGCTAGTGGACAGTTTGGACTGCTAGCTGGTACCGCTGCGGCCATCAAACACCTCAACCCACGCATCCTTGTTGTG GGAGTTGAACCTGAGGGATACCCTCTTCTTCTGCAGTCCCTGAAAACAGGCGCACCATGCAAAGACATGACCAGCAGGCCAAACAGCAAACTCTATGGAG ATCTGGCTGAACATTCACTTGGGATACAGACCTTCCAGCTGGCAAAGAAGCATGTGGACAAAATCATCACTGTCAG TGAGGAGAGCGCTCTGGTCGCCATGCTGCGGTTTCAGGAGTTTGAGCGATCCACGGTGGACACAGAGGGAGCCATGGGGTTAGCCGCAATCTTGGCCGGTCAGCTACCAGAGCTCAGGGGCAAAAG GGTTGCGGTGGTGGTTAGCAGCGCTAACATGGAGCTGGACCTGGTGAGGCAGTGTGTGGAGCGCGCTCTGGTGCTGGACGAGCGCATCAGCAAGTTCACTGTGGAGCTGGGCAACATGCCCGGAGACATGGCCAAGCTGCTGGACTTCCTGTCCAGAGAGGATGTCAG GTTACTTGATGTATGCCATAGGCGTCACTGTGACAAAACAGAGCTTTTCAAGATTCAG gtGGAGTGTGTGGTGGAGACCAGGGATAAGACGCAGAGCGTGCAGTTGCGTAAGACCCTGTGTGAGCGTTACCCTTCGCTGCGCTGGCTGGATCGGTGa